CGTCCTCACGGGCGTGGGTTCGGGTGGCTCGTTGGTGCTCCGACCGGCACGATCACCACCCCCTCCGACCTCCGGTGCCGCGGTTCGCCGCCGACGGTAGGACGCGTTGCGACGCGCCGAAAGCGATTTCCCCGGCGACGCGGCAGCCGCTGGACCGCTAGGGTCGAGCCGTGACCACGGATCCGCTTCTGCTGACCGGCGAGGTGGGCGAATCCACCGCACGGCTCCTACGCACGGCGGCCACCTTCGACGAGGCGGACCTCGCCACCCCGTCCCTGCTGCCCGGCTGGACGCGGGGGCACGTGCTGGCCCACCTCGCCCGCAACGCCGACGGGCTGGTCAACCTGCTGACCGCCGCGCGCACCGGAGAGCGGATTCCGATGTACGCGAGCGCGGCCGCCCGGACCGCGGACATCGAGGCGGGGGCGTTCCGCCCGCCGGCCACCCACCTGGACGACCTGCGGCGCACCGCCGACCGGTTCGCCGCTGCCGTCACGGCGATGCCGGTCGAGGCGTGGGGTGCCACCGTCGAGACCCGGCGTGGGCCCTGGCCGGCCGCGATGCTCGTCTGGGGTCGGCTGCGGGAGATCGAGGTGCACCACGTGGACCTGGCCGCTGGTTACCGGCCCGCGGACTGGCCGGAGGCCTTCGGTCACCGGCTCCTGCACGAGGTCGCCACCGGCCTGGCCGGACGCGCCGACGCGCCGCCGATGGTGCTGCGCTTCGACGGCAGCCGGCACGAGCTGGCGATCGGCGACCGCTCGGCCGCCCCCACGGTGACCGGCGCCGCCCCGGAACTCGCCGCCTGGCTGATCGGTCGAAACGCCGGCACCGTGCTCACCGTCACCCCCGACGGTCCCCTGCCGACCCCACCAGATTGGATATAGGCGACCCATGACCTACACCGGAGACGTCACGCCGGGTGGCACGCCGGCCGTCCGCGACCTCGACCGGCTCACCGTCACCAAGATGTCGGTGGGCCCGATGGACAACAACGCCTACCTGCTGCGCTGCCGGGCCACCGGCGATCAGGTGCTGATCGACGCGGCGAACGAGGCGCCCCGGCTACTCGACCTGATCGGTGGCGGAGGGCTGGCAGCCGTGGTCACCACCCACCAGCACATGGACCACTGGATGGCCCTGGAGGAGGTGGTGGCCACGACCGGCGCCCGTGCCCTGGTGCACATCGAGGACGCCCCGGGGCTGCCGATCGGTGCGGAGACCCTGGCCGACGGCGACACGGTGCCGGTCGGCGACTGCGCGCTCCAGGTCATCCACCTGCGGGGGCACACGCCCGGCTCGATCGCGCTGCTCTACCGCGACCCCGCCGGCACTCCGCATCTCTTCACCGGCGACAGCCTGTTCCCGGGCGGCGTCGGCAACACCGACCGGGACCCGGAGCGATTCGGCCAGCTCATCGACAACGTCGAGCACAAGCTCTTCGACCGGCTACCCGACGAGACGTGGTTCTATCCGGGCCACGGCAAGGACGGCACCCTGGGCGCCGAACGCCCCGCCCTCCCCCAGTGGCGAGCCCGCGGCTGGTGACCACGCCCAAGACAGATCCACACTCGCCCCGCCGGCGTCGTGCCGACACCGACCGCCGGCGGGGACCACGTCAGGCTGGACCCGACCGGGACCGGCGGAGGGAACGAGCCCGAGCTTCCGGCCCGGACTCGGGTCGTCGCTGCTGCCATCAGCCGGGTCGCAGCACCTGCACCCGACGCACCGGCGGTCCGCTGGCGGGTTCGGTGATCCGCACCGGGTAGTCCGCGACGACCGCCAGCCCGTCCGTCGGCTGGTGGCCCCGGTCGGGGTCACCGACCAGCACGTCGACACCCGCGGACGCGACGCGGAACAGGAACGGCAGCATCCGGGCCGCCGTCGCCCGGTCGTAGAGGACGTCGCCGGCGACAACGAGGTCCACTCCGGCCGGCGTGGAGTCGAGCAGATCCTCCCCGGTGACCTCGACCGTCACATTGTTGGCGCGGGAGTTGACGGTGACGGCCGCCACGGCGTACGGGTCGACGTCGTCGGCGACCACGCGGGCCGCACCGGCCAGCGCCGCGGCGATGCCGACCACGCCGGAGCCGGCGGCCAGATCGAGCACCCGGCGGCCGACCACCAGGTCGGGGTGGTCCAGCAGATGCCGGGCGAGGGCCTGCCCACCGGCCCAGACCGACGCCCAGTACGGCGGCGGCAAGGCGTGGCCGGCCCCGGCCTCCATCCGAGCCCACCAGACGATCGGGTCCTCGGCCAGGTGCAGTCGTACCTCGGGGACGAATGGGGTGGGCGCCAGCCGCAGCCGGTCCAGGCCGCCACCGGGCGTGCCGATCTCCCGTTCCAGGTCGACCAACGCGGCCTCGGTTCCGCTCATCGACGCAAGCCTGCCGTAGTCGGCGGATCGGCGCGCCGGGTTCGGCGGGGCCGGCCGAGAGTTCACCACACCGCCTGCGGCACTTCACCCGGCAGATCGCGGTTTGGCCGGTTACTGTCGAGAAGGCACCGGGCGATCATCGGCCTACGGTCGGCGGTCGCCTGCTTGGAACAGGGAGAGATGCATGGCAACCGGCACCGTCAAGTGGTTCAACGCGGAAAAGGGCTTCGGCTTCATCGAGCAGGACGGCGGGGGGCCGGACGTCTTCGTCCACTACTCCGCGATTCAGACGAGCGGTTACCGGGAGTTGACCGAGGGCCAGAAGGTCGAGTTCGACGTGGTCCAGGGACAGAAGGGCCCGCAGGCGGACAACGTCAGCCCGGTGTGACCCGCGGGCGCCGACGGCGGCCGGAGCCCGGCCGCCGTCGCGGCTGTGGCGGTCCCGCGGCAACCGACGCCCGACCGTCCGGCTTTCACTCGGCGAGACGACGAGCCAGCTCGTCAGCCACGTCCCTGGCCAGGGCGGGCGGGATCGCGGCGACGATCTTCTCCGGGGTGAGAGCGGCGAGGATCCCCGAGACCACCTGCTCCTCGCTCACCAGGTCCTTCGCGGCGAGCGCGGAGAGCACCGGTGCGACGGTCAGCGCCTGCAGGTTGGTCCGGATGGCCTTGCCAATGGAACCGGGCCCGGTGTAGGTCAGGTCGCGGTAGGGCTCGCCTTGGGCGGCCACCCACAGGGCGTCGTAGATGCCCCTGGCGGTCGCTGACCGCACCTTGTCGAGGTCTTCGGCGGACAGGGCCATGTCATCCTCCAGCAGGCCGATGTGGATGAGGTAGCGGCGGAACAGCGGAGTCTGGTCCCGGCCCGCCTT
The sequence above is a segment of the Micromonospora sp. WMMA1363 genome. Coding sequences within it:
- a CDS encoding MBL fold metallo-hydrolase gives rise to the protein MTYTGDVTPGGTPAVRDLDRLTVTKMSVGPMDNNAYLLRCRATGDQVLIDAANEAPRLLDLIGGGGLAAVVTTHQHMDHWMALEEVVATTGARALVHIEDAPGLPIGAETLADGDTVPVGDCALQVIHLRGHTPGSIALLYRDPAGTPHLFTGDSLFPGGVGNTDRDPERFGQLIDNVEHKLFDRLPDETWFYPGHGKDGTLGAERPALPQWRARGW
- a CDS encoding 50S ribosomal protein L11 methyltransferase, giving the protein MSGTEAALVDLEREIGTPGGGLDRLRLAPTPFVPEVRLHLAEDPIVWWARMEAGAGHALPPPYWASVWAGGQALARHLLDHPDLVVGRRVLDLAAGSGVVGIAAALAGAARVVADDVDPYAVAAVTVNSRANNVTVEVTGEDLLDSTPAGVDLVVAGDVLYDRATAARMLPFLFRVASAGVDVLVGDPDRGHQPTDGLAVVADYPVRITEPASGPPVRRVQVLRPG
- a CDS encoding maleylpyruvate isomerase family mycothiol-dependent enzyme, whose product is MTTDPLLLTGEVGESTARLLRTAATFDEADLATPSLLPGWTRGHVLAHLARNADGLVNLLTAARTGERIPMYASAAARTADIEAGAFRPPATHLDDLRRTADRFAAAVTAMPVEAWGATVETRRGPWPAAMLVWGRLREIEVHHVDLAAGYRPADWPEAFGHRLLHEVATGLAGRADAPPMVLRFDGSRHELAIGDRSAAPTVTGAAPELAAWLIGRNAGTVLTVTPDGPLPTPPDWI
- a CDS encoding cold-shock protein; this translates as MATGTVKWFNAEKGFGFIEQDGGGPDVFVHYSAIQTSGYRELTEGQKVEFDVVQGQKGPQADNVSPV